Within the Gracilimonas sp. genome, the region ACTTGAAAGAGAGCGAACTTTACGGATACCACTAATACTCCCAACAGATTCTTCGATGGGGCGGGTCACCAGCGTTTCAATGTCTTCCGGGGCTACGCCTTCATAACTGGTGTAAACGGTAATGGTTGGAAATGAAACATCCGGATATAGATTTAATCTCAGATTCTGTAATCCATAAAATCCAAACCCCAGAAGGATCAGGGTAGACATCAAAAATGTAATAGGGCGATCAACCGCTAATTTGGATAAAGATCCCATGCTTACTGCTCGTTTGAGGTTGAATCAGCTTGTTGTTGTCTTAAGTCGCGAAGATAAGCCATGCGCTCTTCCCGAGACATATCCTGCATCTTTTCACGTGCTTCTGCACGTTCTGCTTCACTCATATTATCCAGTGGGTTTTGCCTTTCTCCTGATGCAGAGTTCTGCTCCTGATTTCCAAGCTGTCGTTGTTGCGGGGTCTGGAATCGTTCTCCGGATGCAACCTGAATGCGTGCACCATCATCCAGCCCGCTTTGGCCGGTTACAATAATTTTATCACTTGGAAGCAGACCGCTGAGAACCTCAATTCGATCTCCCTGTTCAATTCCCAATTCAAGTTCACGGCGTTCCGCAACCGTATCTCCTCGTGAGACAAACACGGAATAACTTCGTTCCAGGTCAATGGTATTTGTTTCCGGGTTGATTACCGTCTCTACCTGTTCCACCAGTGCACTTCGGGGTACAACCATTGCCCGATCTTTGGTAGTGATATTGATAATGTTCTCAACTAAAACCCCCGGATAAATGGAATTACCTCTGGAAGTAAGCGTAATAACAACTTCACCAAGTCCCGTAGTGGCATCCAGTTGAGGGCTTTTGCGGGATACAACGCCTTTAGCACTTACTCCGCTTTCATTTGAAACTCGCAAACTAACTTCTTGTCCAATCTTTACAGCCCTCCAGTCCTGAACGGGCAGATATATTCTTGATTCATACCCATTGGTACTGGCGACCTGGAATAACTCCGTTCCATTAGTGGCTAAATCACCAACCTCGAGAGCTCTTGATGTAACCACTCCATTTACCGGAGATCGAACAACGGTGTTATTAAAATCCTCTTGTGCTTGTGTGAGTGCAGAACGCGCTGACTCAAACTGTGCCCTTGAACTCTGATAGGCTGCTTGTGCAATATCTAATGCTGATTCGCTGGTTAAATCGCGCTCCATCAGGCTTTGTTGCCTTATATATTCTGAGCTGTCTCTGCGAAGGGCGATCTGGCTTTGCTGTAATTGAGATTTCGCCTGACTGAGCTGATCTCTGAACGTGGCATCGTAAATTTTAGCGAGTGCTTCTCCCTGACGTACCGTGTCTCCAAGATCAACATAGATTTCGGTAATGCGATTGCTAACCTGTGGTAAAACCGAAATTACGTTTTGAGCTTTTACGTTACCAAAAGAGCGAACCTGATCGGCTATAGCATCGATTTCGACTTCGCTGGTTTCTACACTGGTAGCCTGACGGCCACTAAATCCAGAAAAACCAGACCGACTATTTTCATTCGAATTATCATTGCCACAGCTAATTAGTAATAAGCTAAGAACAGCAATTTGTAAATAAGATATTTTCACTTTGTCTTGATTGAATTTTAGTCTTTTTAGACCCTAAAGGTTGAACAGCTTAAGTTCATTATAAAGTTTGATTTTACAAGGTCTTGTTTTGTAAAAAAAAGAAATTAATAGTTACGAGTTGTAACAAGATTGAGAGGAAATGAATCCTTATCTTTAGAAGACAAATAACAATCAAACTTTCGTTCACTTATGAAATTTTTTATTGACACAGCCGATCTCGATGAAATTAAAGAAGCCAATGACCTTGGTGTTCTTGATGGGGTGACGACCAACCCAAGCCTCTGTGCTAAAATTGGAGTTCGGGATTTTGAAGGACATATCGCCAAAATTTGTGAAATGGTTACCGGGGATGTTTCCGCCGAGGTTGTTTCAACTGAGTATGACGATATCGTGAAGGAAGGCCGGAATATTGCAAAAATTGCCGACAACGTGGTGGTTAAAGTTCCTTTGATTAAAGATGGCATTAAAGCGATTAAAACTTTTTCTGAAGAAGGAATCAAAACAAACTGTACCTTGTGCTTTTCTCCCACACAGGCGCTGATAGCAGCAAAAGCCGGAGCTACTTACATATCCCCATTTTTAGGTCGTTTGGATGATATTTCATCCGACGGCATGCAGCTGATTCGTGATATCGTCACTATTTATGACAACTACGGATACGAAACGGAAGTATTGGCTGCAAGTATCCGTCACCCAATGCATCTGCTTGAATGTGCAAAAGAAGGAGCAGATGTAGCTACTATGCCTCTTGGTGTAATTAAGAGCTTGCTAAAACATCCACTGACCGACAGCGGGCTTGAGCGCTTCCTGGCTGATTGGGATAAGCTTCAAAAAAGCCTGGAAGACTAAGAATTACTTAGCGATTCCTGAGTAGAATCAAGGATGTATATAACCGTATAAATTTAAAAGCGGAGGAATTTCCCTCCGCTTTTTTAGTTTCTACAAACCGGCATTTTTAAATTCAGGAGCTTTTCTGACCTTCGTGCCTTGTTCAAAAGCATAAGCTATTTCGAGAAGTTCGGGTTCACTCCATGCTCTTCCAAAGAATGAAATTCCCACAGGCAAGCCATCAATATATCCCATGGGAACTGTAATGTTTGGATATCCCGCACGGGCGGCAGGGGAACTGGAAGAAACAGCAAAATTATCGCCATTGGTAAGGTCGGTTTTCCATGCAGGTCCGCCGGTTGGTCCAATAATAGCATCCAGGTTATGCTCATCCATTACCTTATCGATGCCTTCCTCGCGGGTGAATTTCATCATTCGGGACAGTGCATTGGTATATTCTTCGGAAGTTAAATCCCCCTTTTGACTGGCAGTAATCAAAAGATCATGATCGAAGTAATGCATTTCTACAGAGTCAGCCAGGGTAGAGTCAACCAATTCAGACATGGATTTAACCGGAGCATCATCACCAAGCGAAGCAAAGTATTTATTCAGTCCATCTTTGAATTCATAAAGCAATACCTGGAAAGAGTCTCCGCCCACATTTTCTGACGAGATGCGGTCGATCTCGATTACAGTTACTCCCTGGCTTTCCAAAAACCGAACGGTTTGGTGCATCAGGGTATCTACGCGGTGATGCCCGCCAAGCGAGCCGGTCCATAGCCCGATTCGTTTGCCTTCTAATCCATTTGCATTGAGAAATTGAGTGTAGTCGGCATGAAAATTCCCTTCGCTTGCAGCGGTTTTAGAGTCTGCCTCATCTATACCAACCATGGTTCCAAGCGCGATAGCAGCGTCTTCAACGGTGCGGGTCATAGGTCCGGGAGTGTCCTGGGTATGCGAAATAGGAATGATTCCCGAACGGCTTAATAATCCTACGGTTGGTTTGATACCAACCAACCCGTTTGCTGAAGAAGGACAGGTGATAGATCCATTCGTTTCAGTGCCAATGGCAAAGACGGCTAAATTTGCCGAAGCCGCAGCTCCCGAACCGGCGCTGGAACCACACGGGTTTCGGGTAACATCGTACGGATTGTGTGTTTGTCCGCCTAAAGCACTCCAGCCACTGGATGAAAAATTACTATGAAAATTAGCCCATTCACTCAGGTTGGCTTTACCAATAATGATAGCACCGGCATCTCTTAGTTTTTGAGTGATAAAGGCATCCTGATCAGGAACAGAACCTTTCATGATGTTTGCCCCGGCTGTAGTTGGCATATCGTAAGTGTCAATATTGTCTTTCAGTACAACCGGAATTCCATGCAGAGGGCCTCTTTTGGTGCCCGCTTGCAGTTCTTCATCCAGCTGCCGTGCAACTTCCATGGCATTTGGGTTTATATAAATCATTGAGTTGAGCTGGGGCCCAAAATCATCGATTGCCTCAATGCGTTTCAGGTAGGCATCGGTTATATCCTGGATAGTAAAATCCCCATTCTCATATCCGGCTTGTAATTCAGTAATGGTAATTTCTTCAAGGTCCAGTTTATGATATCCGGATTGTGGCTCGCAGGCAATGAATAATAAAAAAGCGGACAGTAAATAGAGTGAAAGTTGTTTCATGGGTAAGGTTGGTTAATCCATTAATTGAGGATGGAATATACAAGGGAAGGGATGGATTTCCAGTGTAATTGGAAGTTTTTACAGCGTATGCTTGCGTAATATTTTATTCATCAAAAATTCATATGAAAGGTGTACAGTGATTTAAGCCTTTTGTAAAAGGTGGAATCTAACAATTTTGGGAGGGAGCAATCATGAAGAATATCGTGATTTTAGGTGCAGGAACTGCCGGGACGGTAATGCTCAATAAACTAAGGTATGCTCTTGAGCCTGATGAGTGGAAGCTGACCATCGTTGACAAGGATGAGAATCACTATTATCAACCGGGCTTTCTCTTTATACCGTTTGGAATATATAAACCGGAAGAGGTTGTCAAGCTCAAAAGAGACTATCTCCCCGAGGATGCAGAATTCATCGTGTCAGATATTGACCAGATTGATGCTAAGAACAAATTGGTTTATCTGGATAATCAGGATGTTCTTCAATACGACTATTTAATTATTGCGACCGGAACGGAAATTTGTCCGGAAGAAATTGAAGGGATGAAGGATGTACATTGGTATAGTTCCATTTTTGATTTTTATACACTTGAGGGAGCTTTAGCTCTGGCAGAATTTCTGAAAACATGGAAAGGCGGAAAAATGGTCGTGAACATTGCAGAAATGCCAATCAAATGTCCGGTAGCTCCTCTGGAATTCGTCTTTCTGGCTGATGATTACTTTCGAAAAAGAGGAATGCGTGAACAAGTGGAAATCATTCTTGTTACACCATTGGATAGTGCTTTTACAAAACCGGTTGCCGCCGCTGAACTTGGAGGGTTCATGAGTGACAAGGGAATTAAAATTGTCACCGAATTCAATATTGGCTGGGTAGATAATGAAAGGAAAAAGATTGTTTCCTGGGATGAAAGAGAAGTAGATTTTGACCTGCTTGTTACAATTCCTACAAACATGGGGAATAAAGCTATCGAAAGAAGTGGGTTGGGGGATGAGCTGAATTTTGTTCCAACCGATAAACATACACTTCAATCCAAAGAATGGGAGAATATCTTTGTAATTGGTGATGCTACCGACCTTCCAACATCCAAAGCAGGATCCGTAGCCCATTTTGAGTCAGAGATTCTATTTGAGAACCTTATGAATATTATTAAGGGTCGCCCTATGACCGCGAGTTTTGATGGTCACGCTAACTGTTTTATAGAATCAGGAGACGGAAAAGGTTTGCTCATTGATTTCAACTATGAGGTAGAGCCACTGCCGGGTAAATTTCCTATTCCCGTCGTTGGTCCTTTCTCTTTGCTAAAGGAAACCAGGATGAATCACCTGGGGAAAATGGGATTCAAGTGGCTCTATTGGAACGTGCTGCTAAAGGGAATGGATATGCCTCTTGAATCAAAAATGAGTATGTCTGGCAAATATTACCCGAATGTGAAAAATGGATTTTCATAAACAAAAAACTGAGGTTTGTGATGGATGTTAAACTATTAAATAAACAATTGGAATATGATAAAGACGGTCACTTAGCTAATCGTGAAGATTGGTCAGAAGCACTAGCTCAGGAACTGGCTTATCTGGAAGATGTAGGGGAGTTAACCGACCGGCACTGGACGGTCATCAATTTCATGCGCAAAGAATTTGATGAAAAGGGAGATGCTCCTTCAATTAGGAAGCTTAATAAACAGAGTAGAGTTTCAACAAAAGAACTGTATGCACTTTTCCCAAAAGGTCCGGCAAAGAAGGCAGCTAAAATTGCGGGCCTTCCCAAGCCAAAAGGATGCATTTAAATATTAACAATGGTTAAGGAGGAGGTGTTATGGATAAATTCGAATCTCAAACAATGAACGCCGGTCTTTATGATCGTGAAGAAAAAGCCAAACCGATAGAAAGAGTATCTATAATTATTTCCAAGGGATCGTTGGAGGGAGTGTATCCTGGCTTAATTATGGCAAACGGAGCGCGTATGGAAGGAATTGAAGCAACCATGTTCTTTACTTTTTTTGGGATGGAGGCAATCATCAACAAAAAAATGGATCACTTGAAAGTAGCTACTGTTGGCAATCCTGCTATGCATATTCCTACAATGATAGGCGGACTGCCGGGGATGTCAGCATTTGCTACCAGTAGAATGAAGGCAGAGATGGAAAAGCTGGATATCCCGCCGGTTAGAGAGTTCCTCGAGATGATACATGATGCGGGCGGTCAACTTTATGCATGCAGAGCATCGGTTGATATGTTCCATCTTACGGAGGAAGATTTCTGTGACGAACTGGATGGTATACTTTCAGTAGGTGAATTCTATGAGAAGTCGGCTGGTGCAGAAATTATATTCACCTAATTAAAACTTAAAAGTAAAAGCACCCCAAAGATAATGTTTGGGATGGTACCGTATTTAGCATCATCCCAAGCACCTATGATCATTACTTGTGAGATCAGGATAGCGGAAAAACCAAGACCAAGATACAGACTGTTTTCAGCCATATAAAGATTAACGGCCGAGATAATGAGAATAAAACTGATCAGCCAGAAAGTACCTGCTGTTTTAGAAACAGGAAGTTTTAATTCTCCAAAATCTGCAAATTGGTATGCTTTTAAAAAGCCAAGGAGATGGATGAGGCCATGAAGGGTCATGAAAATGGCAATGGCTGTTTTCATGTAAACTCCTTTTCTGATTAGAAATTATCGGATTTTAAGAAGCTTTAGTAAAGATTTGATGAATAAACGAGCTTTTACTTAACCAGGGATAACTTTCTGGATGCCGAAAAGTCCTCGGTTTTAATGCGGTAAATATAAAACCCACTGGATAGTTTAGAAGCATCAAAAGTAACAGTATGCCAGCCAGCTGATTTATAGTCATCTTCCAGGGTGGCTACCGTTTGTCCAAGCATATTTAGCACTTCTATTTCTACATGGGTAGCTTCCGGAATGCTGTATCGTATGAATGTTATAGGATTAAAGGGGTTGGGATAGTTTTGTTCCAGTTTATATTCCAGATTATTGCTGAACGCCGATTTTCTGACCGGAGAACGTACTGCTTTAAAGCTTCTCTCCTCAGACCAGTCCGAGTTCCCTCCAATATTGGTCGCTTGCATACGCCAGAATAATTGCTGTTTGGAAGGAAGGTTCTTCTCGAAAGTCAGGGAAGAGTCAGTTGCAATAAAAGTGGAATCGAAGATCACCTCTTCAAATTCTTCGTCTGAGGCTAATTGAAGCCGGTAGTTTTCGGCTCGTTTTGTTTCATACCAGGAAAAAAAAGGTTTTGTGGAAGCATCTTCGGCTTCATCTTCGGGTGTTTTTAATTCAACAACTTCCGGTCTTTCTATAATGGTGATAAACTCAGAAGGTTCACTCCAAGGCCCCATCTCGTCGGCATTTGTACCTCGTACCCGCCAGTGATAATAGCTTAGATATTCTAAAGGCTCTTTCAGGGTATATGTGGTAGTATCAATATCAGTAATATTGAATTTGACAGGGCTAAAATCTTCATTATCAGAAATTTGCAACTGATAATGATCAGCCAAAAATGCTTCTTCCCAACTAAAAGTGGGAGAGGTATTAATGTGCTCTTCCAAGCCAAAAGGCTGTTCCAGTTCTACGATTTCAGGTATACGAAAGACTTTCAGGGGAAAGATTTTTTTGTAGAACTGACTTTCAAAACTGAGATCGTATTCTCCCTTATCATTTACTGTAGACTGCCATATCATCGAAAAAGTAGTGTCTTCTCCGGGATCGAGTGAGATGTCGAATAATTGGTCTAGTTCAGTTCCTTTTCCGTCATTAAGTATGATGTCATTTGTGTCAGAGTAGTACCCCGCATTTTTTACAGCGACTTCAAACTCGATTAAATCACCACTGGTTATGGAAGACGCTCCTTCAACTTCAGTAATTACGAAATAAGGCATGGTCCATAACAGTTGTGGGGTTTTATCGGGCACATAACCCCAGATTTTATTAAATGAAAACCCCTTCAAATGCTGATAGCTTTCAGCTCCTGTAATTTGGGCAGCAGAAACAGCAGATATGCCCTCCATAGTACCCTTACTTAGGGGTTTTTTCTGTGTTGAGGAATCTTTATTCCAGAAACCAGCTTTTACCGGATCACGGTTCACCCCGATAAACCCCCCGGCATCAATGGTTCCTTCAACTTTGCTGGTCGTATAGCATTCTTCGATGATTCCATCTTTGCGGTTTACCCCAGCTAAACCACCTACCAGATTAAACCCTTTCACATCTCCAGATGAATACGACCATTGTATCTCACCAGAGTGATTATTTCCGACCAATCCCCCCACATACGACCTTCCGGATGCAGCAGCTGTTGAAAAAGAACGAGTGATTATTCCTCCATTACTTCCGGTAAGGCCTCCAACCGAAGAGGCTTCTTCTCCGGTAGCTGAGCCAGATGATATTGATTCTGAGATCAAGCCATCATAATTATTTCCAACCAATACGCCAATATTATGTCCGGTTCCCGAGACCTGAGCCTCAGCTACAGCCCGAATAACTCGACCCCGGTTAATTCCGGTTACGCCTCCTACATAAGAGCGACCAATGACAGAAGTTTTGCTCTCCGTGTTTTCAACCCTTCCCCGGTTAAAACCAACTATGCCACCCACATATGTTCTGCCTGTTATCTTTCCTGTAACTGAAGAACCTGAGATCGTACTTTTTGATGCACGGCCAGCAAGACTCCCGGTTGTATTTCCGCCTTTTATGAAAATGCTATCCAGATGAATATTCTGCAATTCAGCATTGTTTAGCAGTCCAAATAAGCCAACATATTCTGAATTAGGACGGTTTATATTAAGCTTGTTAACTCTAAAATCCTTTCCATCAAGGCTCCCTGTAAATCCCTTATCATTTGAGCCAATCGGTAGAAATCCTTTTCCATCATTCCAGGATGAAGTTTCAGCTGCTTCAATATCATTAACAAGAATGAAATGTTTATCCAGATGATTACTGACTTCCTGAAGCTGCTGTATATCAGATATTTGATACGGATCATTCGCTGAACCTGAACCACCGGAAAATTGTGCGTAAACTTCACCCAAGCCCGATAAGCATAAAAGAATGATATATAAGTGAGGCCTGAAAAAGATGTTTTTAGTCACAAAATTAAATTTTCATCTAAAGTCTTTCCTTCTCTAAAAAATATCATTTTCAGTGGTAGGTGCCAATAGGGATATTCCAGGAATGTAGTTCTGGGTTGCGGGCAGGCTCAGTTTCTTAGCCTTGAAAGGTGATTGTAAAAGTAGTCCCGATATCGACCTTGCTATCAACAGAAATATGACCACCCAGACTGCTAACATGATTATATACTAAATAAAGACCAATACCTTTACTGTCTTCGAGATCATGAAATTTTTGATACAGCCCAAAAACTTTTTCCCCTTGTTTTTCACTATCAAAACCCCGCCCATTATCAGAGAATATAAGCTGCTTTTTACCCTCAGCTATTTGTGTGGTGATGGAAATAACCGGAGGCCGGTCGGGATGGGCATATTTAATGGAGTTCGAAATAAGGTTTAGAAAAATACTTTCAAGGTAATCGGGGTGAAATTCTATGATTTGAAAATCATCCAGATTAATATCAAAAGTGGTTTCTGAATCTGATATGAGGGATTCTAGGGAGTTAATTACAGATTTCAGTACGTCCGCAATATTCAAGTCCCCGACAGGAATATGCAGTGTCTTATTATTTTTTAGCCCATCAATATGTTGATCCAGAGTTCTCTTAAGTTTTTCCGTGGATGTTTTAAGCAACTCCACAAACTCTCTGGTTTCAGGTTCCTTGATATTGGAAATATCCATCAACCCAAAAATAGTGAGTATACTGCTGATGGGAGACCTTAAATCATGAGAGGTGCTAAAGTTCAGTTGCTTTAGCTGCTTGTTGGATTGGGTTAATTCAGATAAAAGCTTATTTCTTTTCTGTTCAAGCTTTTTCTTATGTGTGATATTTTTAGCAATGGCATATACAACCTCTTTATCGGCCTGGGGAATAGATGTCCACGAAAACCATAACGTTTTTCCGCTTTTAGAGATATAACGGTTTTCAAAGTTCAGTAATGGCTTCCCCGCATGAATATTTTGTCGATGCTTCGCCGTAATTTGCTTGTCTTCCGGGTGCACAAAATGATTGACGGGTTTAGCCATTAGCTCTTCTTTCGAATACTCCAAAAGTTTACAGAGGGCTGGGTTTATTTTTTTGAAATAACCATCAAAGCCCGCAATGCATAACAAGTCAGTCGTTTGCTCAAAAAAGGGTTGTAATGAATATTCAGTTATTTTTTCCGGATTCTTGTCCATTTCGTATAAAGATTTGCAAATACCTAAAGCTTCTTTTCAATATAGGAAAGAGAAACCAATTTCAGCCATAGACTGAATAACGGTAAATGCACCATAGGTTTAGAAGCTTATTGCAACCCAATTCTATCTAAGAAACAAGGTTTTAACTTTAAGCTTCAGGCTTCTCCTATTAAATCCTGAGCTATGATTGAAGAAGAAAGTACTCCGGGTAATCCTGCACCGGGGTGTGTGCCGGCGCCAACGAAATATAGATTTTCAACATCTTCTGATTTATTGTGAGGCCGGAACCAAGCCGACTGAGTCAAAATAGGTTCTACAGAAAAAGCAGATCCTTTATAGCTATTTAATACATTTTGGAAGTGCAGGGGATCTATGTAGTGTTCAGCAATAATATTTTCCTGCAAATCGGGCAGATAGTTCTCTTCCAGGAAGTTCATGATAGCGTCCCGGTATTTGGGCGCCATTTCATTCCAGTCGGTACCGCTGTCCAGATGAGGTACAGGAGATAGTACATAAAACCCTTCACAACCTTCCGGGGCCATAGACGGATCAGTGATGGTAGGCATATGTAAGTAGAGAGAGAAGTCTTCTGCCAGATGTTTTTTATGAAAAATATCTTCCAGTAATCCCTTGTATCGGTCGCCCAGAATAATATTATGATGAGCCAATCCGGAATCGAGGTATCGTTTTTTGGTTCCAAAATAAATCACAAAAAGCGACATGCTGTACTTAGTGCGCTCAATCTTGCGATCGGTGTATTTTTTGCGGTGTACAGGGTTGATTAGGTTTTTGTAGGTGAAGGCTACATCGGCATTAGACACAACTTCATCAGCCTGTAGTTTTTCTCTATTCTTGAGTCTTACACCGGTTGCTTTGCCGTTTGTAATAAGGATTTCCTCTACCTCAGCTTCAGTATGGATGTTGCCGCCTTGCTCGAGGATAAGTTTCTCAAGGGCATTTACAATGGCTCCGGTTCCACCCATCGCATAATGAACCCCCCATTCACGTTCCAGGTAGTGAATCATAGCATAGATTGAAGTTGTATCAAAAGGATTACCACCTACCAAAAGAGGGTGAAATGAAAAGCAGCGTTTGAGGAAGTCATCCTCTATAAACTGCTCTACGTATTTATAGACTGTTTTGTAAGACTGAAGCTTAATAAGGTCAGGAGCTACTTTCAGCATATCTGTAAACTTCAGGAAGGGCTTGTCTGCCAGTTCCACGAAGCCTT harbors:
- a CDS encoding efflux RND transporter periplasmic adaptor subunit, coding for MKISYLQIAVLSLLLISCGNDNSNENSRSGFSGFSGRQATSVETSEVEIDAIADQVRSFGNVKAQNVISVLPQVSNRITEIYVDLGDTVRQGEALAKIYDATFRDQLSQAKSQLQQSQIALRRDSSEYIRQQSLMERDLTSESALDIAQAAYQSSRAQFESARSALTQAQEDFNNTVVRSPVNGVVTSRALEVGDLATNGTELFQVASTNGYESRIYLPVQDWRAVKIGQEVSLRVSNESGVSAKGVVSRKSPQLDATTGLGEVVITLTSRGNSIYPGVLVENIINITTKDRAMVVPRSALVEQVETVINPETNTIDLERSYSVFVSRGDTVAERRELELGIEQGDRIEVLSGLLPSDKIIVTGQSGLDDGARIQVASGERFQTPQQRQLGNQEQNSASGERQNPLDNMSEAERAEAREKMQDMSREERMAYLRDLRQQQADSTSNEQ
- the fsa gene encoding fructose-6-phosphate aldolase, which encodes MKFFIDTADLDEIKEANDLGVLDGVTTNPSLCAKIGVRDFEGHIAKICEMVTGDVSAEVVSTEYDDIVKEGRNIAKIADNVVVKVPLIKDGIKAIKTFSEEGIKTNCTLCFSPTQALIAAKAGATYISPFLGRLDDISSDGMQLIRDIVTIYDNYGYETEVLAASIRHPMHLLECAKEGADVATMPLGVIKSLLKHPLTDSGLERFLADWDKLQKSLED
- a CDS encoding amidase — translated: MKQLSLYLLSAFLLFIACEPQSGYHKLDLEEITITELQAGYENGDFTIQDITDAYLKRIEAIDDFGPQLNSMIYINPNAMEVARQLDEELQAGTKRGPLHGIPVVLKDNIDTYDMPTTAGANIMKGSVPDQDAFITQKLRDAGAIIIGKANLSEWANFHSNFSSSGWSALGGQTHNPYDVTRNPCGSSAGSGAAASANLAVFAIGTETNGSITCPSSANGLVGIKPTVGLLSRSGIIPISHTQDTPGPMTRTVEDAAIALGTMVGIDEADSKTAASEGNFHADYTQFLNANGLEGKRIGLWTGSLGGHHRVDTLMHQTVRFLESQGVTVIEIDRISSENVGGDSFQVLLYEFKDGLNKYFASLGDDAPVKSMSELVDSTLADSVEMHYFDHDLLITASQKGDLTSEEYTNALSRMMKFTREEGIDKVMDEHNLDAIIGPTGGPAWKTDLTNGDNFAVSSSSPAARAGYPNITVPMGYIDGLPVGISFFGRAWSEPELLEIAYAFEQGTKVRKAPEFKNAGL
- a CDS encoding FAD/NAD(P)-binding oxidoreductase, with the translated sequence MKNIVILGAGTAGTVMLNKLRYALEPDEWKLTIVDKDENHYYQPGFLFIPFGIYKPEEVVKLKRDYLPEDAEFIVSDIDQIDAKNKLVYLDNQDVLQYDYLIIATGTEICPEEIEGMKDVHWYSSIFDFYTLEGALALAEFLKTWKGGKMVVNIAEMPIKCPVAPLEFVFLADDYFRKRGMREQVEIILVTPLDSAFTKPVAAAELGGFMSDKGIKIVTEFNIGWVDNERKKIVSWDEREVDFDLLVTIPTNMGNKAIERSGLGDELNFVPTDKHTLQSKEWENIFVIGDATDLPTSKAGSVAHFESEILFENLMNIIKGRPMTASFDGHANCFIESGDGKGLLIDFNYEVEPLPGKFPIPVVGPFSLLKETRMNHLGKMGFKWLYWNVLLKGMDMPLESKMSMSGKYYPNVKNGFS
- a CDS encoding TusE/DsrC/DsvC family sulfur relay protein, producing the protein MDVKLLNKQLEYDKDGHLANREDWSEALAQELAYLEDVGELTDRHWTVINFMRKEFDEKGDAPSIRKLNKQSRVSTKELYALFPKGPAKKAAKIAGLPKPKGCI
- a CDS encoding DsrE/DsrF/DrsH-like family protein; protein product: MNAGLYDREEKAKPIERVSIIISKGSLEGVYPGLIMANGARMEGIEATMFFTFFGMEAIINKKMDHLKVATVGNPAMHIPTMIGGLPGMSAFATSRMKAEMEKLDIPPVREFLEMIHDAGGQLYACRASVDMFHLTEEDFCDELDGILSVGEFYEKSAGAEIIFT
- a CDS encoding T9SS type A sorting domain-containing protein, which translates into the protein MGEVYAQFSGGSGSANDPYQISDIQQLQEVSNHLDKHFILVNDIEAAETSSWNDGKGFLPIGSNDKGFTGSLDGKDFRVNKLNINRPNSEYVGLFGLLNNAELQNIHLDSIFIKGGNTTGSLAGRASKSTISGSSVTGKITGRTYVGGIVGFNRGRVENTESKTSVIGRSYVGGVTGINRGRVIRAVAEAQVSGTGHNIGVLVGNNYDGLISESISSGSATGEEASSVGGLTGSNGGIITRSFSTAAASGRSYVGGLVGNNHSGEIQWSYSSGDVKGFNLVGGLAGVNRKDGIIEECYTTSKVEGTIDAGGFIGVNRDPVKAGFWNKDSSTQKKPLSKGTMEGISAVSAAQITGAESYQHLKGFSFNKIWGYVPDKTPQLLWTMPYFVITEVEGASSITSGDLIEFEVAVKNAGYYSDTNDIILNDGKGTELDQLFDISLDPGEDTTFSMIWQSTVNDKGEYDLSFESQFYKKIFPLKVFRIPEIVELEQPFGLEEHINTSPTFSWEEAFLADHYQLQISDNEDFSPVKFNITDIDTTTYTLKEPLEYLSYYHWRVRGTNADEMGPWSEPSEFITIIERPEVVELKTPEDEAEDASTKPFFSWYETKRAENYRLQLASDEEFEEVIFDSTFIATDSSLTFEKNLPSKQQLFWRMQATNIGGNSDWSEERSFKAVRSPVRKSAFSNNLEYKLEQNYPNPFNPITFIRYSIPEATHVEIEVLNMLGQTVATLEDDYKSAGWHTVTFDASKLSSGFYIYRIKTEDFSASRKLSLVK
- a CDS encoding PAS domain-containing sensor histidine kinase — translated: MDKNPEKITEYSLQPFFEQTTDLLCIAGFDGYFKKINPALCKLLEYSKEELMAKPVNHFVHPEDKQITAKHRQNIHAGKPLLNFENRYISKSGKTLWFSWTSIPQADKEVVYAIAKNITHKKKLEQKRNKLLSELTQSNKQLKQLNFSTSHDLRSPISSILTIFGLMDISNIKEPETREFVELLKTSTEKLKRTLDQHIDGLKNNKTLHIPVGDLNIADVLKSVINSLESLISDSETTFDINLDDFQIIEFHPDYLESIFLNLISNSIKYAHPDRPPVISITTQIAEGKKQLIFSDNGRGFDSEKQGEKVFGLYQKFHDLEDSKGIGLYLVYNHVSSLGGHISVDSKVDIGTTFTITFQG
- a CDS encoding phytoene desaturase, encoding MKKKIIVIGSGFGGLGAASRLLSAGHDVTILEKRDKLGGRAYVYEKNGFKFDGGPTVITAPFMFDDIFEAAGKKREDYVEFVPCDPFYRIFDADGKHFDYNNDHEFTLEEIRKRNPSDIEGYEKFIKTTKAIFDKGFVELADKPFLKFTDMLKVAPDLIKLQSYKTVYKYVEQFIEDDFLKRCFSFHPLLVGGNPFDTTSIYAMIHYLEREWGVHYAMGGTGAIVNALEKLILEQGGNIHTEAEVEEILITNGKATGVRLKNREKLQADEVVSNADVAFTYKNLINPVHRKKYTDRKIERTKYSMSLFVIYFGTKKRYLDSGLAHHNIILGDRYKGLLEDIFHKKHLAEDFSLYLHMPTITDPSMAPEGCEGFYVLSPVPHLDSGTDWNEMAPKYRDAIMNFLEENYLPDLQENIIAEHYIDPLHFQNVLNSYKGSAFSVEPILTQSAWFRPHNKSEDVENLYFVGAGTHPGAGLPGVLSSSIIAQDLIGEA